In a single window of the Grus americana isolate bGruAme1 chromosome 31, bGruAme1.mat, whole genome shotgun sequence genome:
- the PAN2 gene encoding PAN2-PAN3 deadenylation complex catalytic subunit PAN2 isoform X1, protein MNFEGLDPSLAEYAPPLHPALDPVLDPHLNPSLLQNVELDPEGVPLEGIAVPESVHLMEGMYSELHTAVSEVGVPVSVSHFDLHEEMLWVGNHGGHATSFFGPTLERYSSFQVNSSDDIRQIQSLENGVLFLTKTNLKYMSRGGLIIFDYLMDESEDMHSLLLTDTSTLLVGGLQNHVIEIDLNTVQETQKYTVEVPGITIMRQSNRFFFCGHTSGKVSLRDLRTFVVEHEFDAYSGSLSDFDVHGNLLVTCGFSSRMNGLACDRFLKVYDLRMMRATTPLQVHIDPFFLRFIPTYTSRLAIISQTGQCQFCEPTGLANPADIFHVNTVGPLIMTFDVSASKQALAFGDSEGCVHLWADSPEVTFNAYSRETDFALPCIVDTLPHLDWNQDLVPLSLIPVPLTSDTLLSDWPAANSAPAPRRAPPVDPEILRTMKKVGFIGYAPNPRTKLRNQIPYRLKETDNEFDSFSQVPESPIGREEEPHLYMVAKKYRKVTIKYSKLGLEDFDFKHYNKTLFAGLEPHIPNAYCNCMIQVLYFLEPVRCLVQNHLCQKEFCLGCELGLLFHMLDLSRGDPCQGSNFLRAFRTIPEASALGLILADSDEATGKVNLGRLIQSWNRFILTQLHQETQEQEGPQAYRGAGSSSFGSSGDSVIGQLFSCEMENCSMCRCGKETVRVSSTLLFTLSYPESTEKPVKDYEFAQILKRSICLEQNTQAWCENCEKYQPTVQTRNIRCLPDVLVINCEVNSSKEADFWKTQAEYAFQRAMMKRGGFEITKGKEISLGEWKELGNPDTGHSYPSVEELKNIWIPHAIKMRLTKSKELDVCNWSENDELSPTDDPESVYIYDLMATVVHILDSRTGGSLVGHIKVGETYHQRKEGVTHQQWYLFNDFLIEPVDKCEAVQFDMSWKVPAILYYARRNLNAKYNLVIKNPIEASVLLAEASLARKQRKCHATFIPLMLSEMPQAGDLVGLDAEFVTLNEEEAELRSDGTKSTIKPSQMSVARITCVRGQGPNEGVPFIDDYISTQEQVVDYLTQYSGIKPGDLDAKISSKHLTTLKSTYLKLRFLIDVGVKFVGHGLQKDFRVINLMVPKDQVIDTVYLFHIPRKRMISLRFLAWYFLDLKIQGETHDSIEDARTALQLYRKYLELSPRGAEPEDFRKVLKGLYEKGRKMDWKVPEPDSQSSPKHGAVYPPVLAL, encoded by the exons ATGAATTTTGAAGGTCTCGACCCCTCCCTTGCCGAGTATGCTCCCCCCCTGCACCCTGCGCTGGACCCCGTCCTGGACCCCCATCTCAACCCCAGCTTGCTGCAGAACGTGGAGCTGGATCCCGAGGGGGTACCGTTAGAGGGTATCGCGGTGCCGGAGTCAGTGCACCTCATGGAGGGCATGTACAGCGAGCTGCACACCGCCGTCTCCGAAGTGGGGGTGCCCGTCTCCGTCTCCCATTTCGACCTGCACGAAGAGATGCTGTGGGTTGGGAACCACGGG GGCCACGCCACCTCTTTCTTCGGCCCGACACTGGAGCGATACTCCTCCTTCCAAGTGAACAGCAGTGACGACATCCGCCAGATCCAGAGCCTGGAGAACGGTGTCCTTTTCCTCACCAAAACCAACCTGAAGTACATGTCACGCGGGGGTCTCATCATTTTTGACTACCT CATGGACGAGTCTGAGGACATGCACAGTCTCCTGCTGACGGACACCAGCACGCTGCTCGTCGGCGGGCTGCAGAACCACGTCATTGAGATAGACCTCAACACCGTCCAGGAGACGCAGAAG TACACCGTGGAGGTTCCTGGCATCACCATCATGAGGCAATCAAACCGCTTCTTTTTCTGCGGGCACACCTCAGGGAAG GTCTCCCTGCGGGATCTGCGCACGTTTGTGGTGGAGCATGAATTTGACGCGTATTCGGGCAGCTTGTCTGATTTTGACGTCCACGGGAACCTGCTGGTGACCTGCGGCTTCTCCAGCCGAATGAACGGCCTCGCCTGCGACCGCTTCCTGAAGGTGTACGACCTGCGCATGATGCGGGCCACCACGCCGCTGCAGGTCCACATCGACCCCTTCTTCCTCCGCTTCATCCCCACCTACACCTCCCGCCTGGCCATCATCTCCCAGACAG GTCAGTGCCAGTTCTGCGAGCCCACCGGCCTCGCCAACCCCGCCGACATCTTCCACGTGAACACCGTTGGGCCCCTGATCATGACCTTCGACGTCTCGGCCAGCAAGCAGGCTCTGGCGTTCGGCGACTCGGAGGGGTGCGTCCACCTCTGGGCCGACTCCCCGGAGGTCACCTTCAACGCCTACTCCCGGGAGACCGACTTTGCCTTGCCCTGCATCGTGGACACGCTGCCCCACTTGGACTGGAACCAGGACCTCGTGCCGCTCTCGCTCATCCCCGTGCCGCTCACCAGCGACACCCTGCTCTCCGACTGGCCCGCTGCCAACTCTGCCCCGGCACCCCG GCGAGCCCCTCCGGTAGATCCTGAGATTTTGCGCACCATGAAGAAAGTGGGGTTCATCGGCTACGCCCCAAACCCAAGGACCAAGCTCCGCAACCAG ATTCCCTATCGGTTAAAAGAGACAGACAATGAGTTCGACAGCTTCAGCCAAGTCCCCGAGTCCCCGATTGGGCGGGAAGAGGAGCCTCACCTCTACATGGTGGCCAAAAAGTACAGGAAG GTCACAATCAAATACTCCAAGCTGGGGCTGGAAGACTTTGACTTCAAGCATTACAACAAGACGCTGTTTGCAGGCCTGGAGCCCCATATCCCCAATGCCTACTGCAACTGCATGATCCAG GTGCTGTATTTCTTGGAGCCGGTGCGCTGCCTGGTGCAGAACCACCTGTGCCAGAAGGAGTTCTGCCTGGGCTGCGAGCTGGGCTTGCTCTTCCACATGCTGGACCTGTCCCGAGGAGACCCCTGCCAG ggaagcaaCTTTTTGCGGGCTTTCCGCACAATCCCAGAGGCTTCGGCACTGGGGCTGATCCTTGCTGACTCGGACGAAGCCACAGGGAAGGTGAACCTGGGGCGGCTGATTCAGAGCTGGAACCGTTTCATCCTTACTCAGCTGCACCAGGAAAcccaggagcaggagggacCGCAGGCGTATcgaggggctggcagcag CAGCTTTGGGTCCTCGGGGGACTCGGTTATTGGGCAGCTGTTCAGCTGCGAGATGGAGAACTGCAGCATGTGTCGCTGCGGCAAGGAAACCGTCCGTGTGTCCTCCACGCTGCTCTTCACCCTCTCCTACCCCGAGAGCACTG aAAAGCCGGTCAAAGATTATGAGTTTGCCCAAATTTTAAAGCGAAGCATCTGCTTGGAGCAGAACACACAAGCCTGGTGCGAGAACTGTGAGAAGTACCAGCCCACG GTCCAGACCCGGAACATCCGCTGCCTGCCGGACGTCCTGGTCATTAACTGTGAGGTGAACAGCTCCAAGGAGGCAGATTTCTGGAAAACACAGGCTGAG TATGCCTTTCAGAGAGCCATGATGAAGAGAGGAGGCTTTGAGATCACCAAAGGCAAAGAAATCTCTCTTGGAGAGTG GAAGGAGCTGGGGAACCCTGACACGGGGCATTCGTATCCTTCTGTGGAGGAACTGAAGAACATTTGGATCCCCCACGCCATCAAGATGAGGCTGACCAAAAGCAAGGAGCTAGATGTCTGCAACTGGAGTGAGAACGATGAG CTGAGCCCGACCGACGACCCCGAGTCAGTCTATATCTACGATTTAATGGCCACCGTCGTCCACATCCTGGATTCCCGCACAGGGGGCAGCCTGGTGGGGCACATCAAAGTGGGAGAGACCTACCACCAAAGAAAGGAG GGCGTCACACACCAGCAGTGGTACCTCTTCAACGACTTCCTCATCGAGCCCGTGGATAAG tgCGAGGCGGTGCAGTTCGACATGAGCTGGAAGGTGCCAGCTATCCTGTACTACGCCCGGAGGAACCTCAACGCCAAGTACAACCTCGTCA TCAAGAACCCCATCGAAGCCAGCGTGCTGCTGGCGGAGGCCTCCCTGGCTCGCAAGCAGCGCAAGTGCCACGCCACCTTCATCCCCCTCATGCTGAGCGAGATGCCGCAGGCGGGCGACCTGGTGGGGCTGGATGCCGAGTTCGTCACGCTGAACGAG GAGGAGGCCGAGCTCCGCAGCGACGGGACCAAATCCACCATCAAGCCCAGCCAGATGTCGGTGGCCAGGATCACGTGCGTGCGTGGGCAGGGTCCTAACGAGGGCGTCCCCTTCATTGACGACTATATCTCCACCCAAGAGCAG GTGGTGGATTACCTGACCCAGTACTCGGGGATCAAGCCAGGAGACCTGGATGCCAAGATCTCCTCCAAGCACCTCACCACTCTCAAATCCACCTACCTGAAGCTTCGCTTCCTCATTGACGTGGGAGTCAAGTTCGTGGGCCATGGGCTGCAGAAGGACTTCCGTGTCATCAACCTGATG gtGCCCAAGGACCAGGTGATCGACACCGTGTACCTGTTCCACATCCCGAGGAAGAGGATGATTTCCCTGCGCTTCCTCGCCTGGTACTTCCTGG ACCTGAAGATCCAGGGGGAGACCCACGACAGCATCGAGGACGCCCGCACGGCGCTGCAGCTCTACCGCAAGTACCTGGAGCTGAGCCCGCGGGGCGCCGAGCCCGAGGACTTCCGCAAGGTGCTCAAGGGCCTCTACGAGAAGGGACGCAAGATGGACTGGAAGGTGCCCGAGCCCGACAGCCAGAGCAGCCCCAAGC ATGGGGCCGTGTACCCCCCCGTACTGGCCCTGTGA
- the PAN2 gene encoding PAN2-PAN3 deadenylation complex catalytic subunit PAN2 isoform X3, translating to MNFEGLDPSLAEYAPPLHPALDPVLDPHLNPSLLQNVELDPEGVPLEGIAVPESVHLMEGMYSELHTAVSEVGVPVSVSHFDLHEEMLWVGNHGGHATSFFGPTLERYSSFQVNSSDDIRQIQSLENGVLFLTKTNLKYMSRGGLIIFDYLMDESEDMHSLLLTDTSTLLVGGLQNHVIEIDLNTVQETQKYTVEVPGITIMRQSNRFFFCGHTSGKVSLRDLRTFVVEHEFDAYSGSLSDFDVHGNLLVTCGFSSRMNGLACDRFLKVYDLRMMRATTPLQVHIDPFFLRFIPTYTSRLAIISQTGQCQFCEPTGLANPADIFHVNTVGPLIMTFDVSASKQALAFGDSEGCVHLWADSPEVTFNAYSRETDFALPCIVDTLPHLDWNQDLVPLSLIPVPLTSDTLLSDWPAANSAPAPRRAPPVDPEILRTMKKVGFIGYAPNPRTKLRNQVTIKYSKLGLEDFDFKHYNKTLFAGLEPHIPNAYCNCMIQVLYFLEPVRCLVQNHLCQKEFCLGCELGLLFHMLDLSRGDPCQGSNFLRAFRTIPEASALGLILADSDEATGKVNLGRLIQSWNRFILTQLHQETQEQEGPQAYRGAGSSSFGSSGDSVIGQLFSCEMENCSMCRCGKETVRVSSTLLFTLSYPESTEKPVKDYEFAQILKRSICLEQNTQAWCENCEKYQPTVQTRNIRCLPDVLVINCEVNSSKEADFWKTQAEYAFQRAMMKRGGFEITKGKEISLGEWKELGNPDTGHSYPSVEELKNIWIPHAIKMRLTKSKELDVCNWSENDELSPTDDPESVYIYDLMATVVHILDSRTGGSLVGHIKVGETYHQRKEGVTHQQWYLFNDFLIEPVDKCEAVQFDMSWKVPAILYYARRNLNAKYNLVIKNPIEASVLLAEASLARKQRKCHATFIPLMLSEMPQAGDLVGLDAEFVTLNEEEAELRSDGTKSTIKPSQMSVARITCVRGQGPNEGVPFIDDYISTQEQVVDYLTQYSGIKPGDLDAKISSKHLTTLKSTYLKLRFLIDVGVKFVGHGLQKDFRVINLMVPKDQVIDTVYLFHIPRKRMISLRFLAWYFLDLKIQGETHDSIEDARTALQLYRKYLELSPRGAEPEDFRKVLKGLYEKGRKMDWKVPEPDSQSSPKHGAVYPPVLAL from the exons ATGAATTTTGAAGGTCTCGACCCCTCCCTTGCCGAGTATGCTCCCCCCCTGCACCCTGCGCTGGACCCCGTCCTGGACCCCCATCTCAACCCCAGCTTGCTGCAGAACGTGGAGCTGGATCCCGAGGGGGTACCGTTAGAGGGTATCGCGGTGCCGGAGTCAGTGCACCTCATGGAGGGCATGTACAGCGAGCTGCACACCGCCGTCTCCGAAGTGGGGGTGCCCGTCTCCGTCTCCCATTTCGACCTGCACGAAGAGATGCTGTGGGTTGGGAACCACGGG GGCCACGCCACCTCTTTCTTCGGCCCGACACTGGAGCGATACTCCTCCTTCCAAGTGAACAGCAGTGACGACATCCGCCAGATCCAGAGCCTGGAGAACGGTGTCCTTTTCCTCACCAAAACCAACCTGAAGTACATGTCACGCGGGGGTCTCATCATTTTTGACTACCT CATGGACGAGTCTGAGGACATGCACAGTCTCCTGCTGACGGACACCAGCACGCTGCTCGTCGGCGGGCTGCAGAACCACGTCATTGAGATAGACCTCAACACCGTCCAGGAGACGCAGAAG TACACCGTGGAGGTTCCTGGCATCACCATCATGAGGCAATCAAACCGCTTCTTTTTCTGCGGGCACACCTCAGGGAAG GTCTCCCTGCGGGATCTGCGCACGTTTGTGGTGGAGCATGAATTTGACGCGTATTCGGGCAGCTTGTCTGATTTTGACGTCCACGGGAACCTGCTGGTGACCTGCGGCTTCTCCAGCCGAATGAACGGCCTCGCCTGCGACCGCTTCCTGAAGGTGTACGACCTGCGCATGATGCGGGCCACCACGCCGCTGCAGGTCCACATCGACCCCTTCTTCCTCCGCTTCATCCCCACCTACACCTCCCGCCTGGCCATCATCTCCCAGACAG GTCAGTGCCAGTTCTGCGAGCCCACCGGCCTCGCCAACCCCGCCGACATCTTCCACGTGAACACCGTTGGGCCCCTGATCATGACCTTCGACGTCTCGGCCAGCAAGCAGGCTCTGGCGTTCGGCGACTCGGAGGGGTGCGTCCACCTCTGGGCCGACTCCCCGGAGGTCACCTTCAACGCCTACTCCCGGGAGACCGACTTTGCCTTGCCCTGCATCGTGGACACGCTGCCCCACTTGGACTGGAACCAGGACCTCGTGCCGCTCTCGCTCATCCCCGTGCCGCTCACCAGCGACACCCTGCTCTCCGACTGGCCCGCTGCCAACTCTGCCCCGGCACCCCG GCGAGCCCCTCCGGTAGATCCTGAGATTTTGCGCACCATGAAGAAAGTGGGGTTCATCGGCTACGCCCCAAACCCAAGGACCAAGCTCCGCAACCAG GTCACAATCAAATACTCCAAGCTGGGGCTGGAAGACTTTGACTTCAAGCATTACAACAAGACGCTGTTTGCAGGCCTGGAGCCCCATATCCCCAATGCCTACTGCAACTGCATGATCCAG GTGCTGTATTTCTTGGAGCCGGTGCGCTGCCTGGTGCAGAACCACCTGTGCCAGAAGGAGTTCTGCCTGGGCTGCGAGCTGGGCTTGCTCTTCCACATGCTGGACCTGTCCCGAGGAGACCCCTGCCAG ggaagcaaCTTTTTGCGGGCTTTCCGCACAATCCCAGAGGCTTCGGCACTGGGGCTGATCCTTGCTGACTCGGACGAAGCCACAGGGAAGGTGAACCTGGGGCGGCTGATTCAGAGCTGGAACCGTTTCATCCTTACTCAGCTGCACCAGGAAAcccaggagcaggagggacCGCAGGCGTATcgaggggctggcagcag CAGCTTTGGGTCCTCGGGGGACTCGGTTATTGGGCAGCTGTTCAGCTGCGAGATGGAGAACTGCAGCATGTGTCGCTGCGGCAAGGAAACCGTCCGTGTGTCCTCCACGCTGCTCTTCACCCTCTCCTACCCCGAGAGCACTG aAAAGCCGGTCAAAGATTATGAGTTTGCCCAAATTTTAAAGCGAAGCATCTGCTTGGAGCAGAACACACAAGCCTGGTGCGAGAACTGTGAGAAGTACCAGCCCACG GTCCAGACCCGGAACATCCGCTGCCTGCCGGACGTCCTGGTCATTAACTGTGAGGTGAACAGCTCCAAGGAGGCAGATTTCTGGAAAACACAGGCTGAG TATGCCTTTCAGAGAGCCATGATGAAGAGAGGAGGCTTTGAGATCACCAAAGGCAAAGAAATCTCTCTTGGAGAGTG GAAGGAGCTGGGGAACCCTGACACGGGGCATTCGTATCCTTCTGTGGAGGAACTGAAGAACATTTGGATCCCCCACGCCATCAAGATGAGGCTGACCAAAAGCAAGGAGCTAGATGTCTGCAACTGGAGTGAGAACGATGAG CTGAGCCCGACCGACGACCCCGAGTCAGTCTATATCTACGATTTAATGGCCACCGTCGTCCACATCCTGGATTCCCGCACAGGGGGCAGCCTGGTGGGGCACATCAAAGTGGGAGAGACCTACCACCAAAGAAAGGAG GGCGTCACACACCAGCAGTGGTACCTCTTCAACGACTTCCTCATCGAGCCCGTGGATAAG tgCGAGGCGGTGCAGTTCGACATGAGCTGGAAGGTGCCAGCTATCCTGTACTACGCCCGGAGGAACCTCAACGCCAAGTACAACCTCGTCA TCAAGAACCCCATCGAAGCCAGCGTGCTGCTGGCGGAGGCCTCCCTGGCTCGCAAGCAGCGCAAGTGCCACGCCACCTTCATCCCCCTCATGCTGAGCGAGATGCCGCAGGCGGGCGACCTGGTGGGGCTGGATGCCGAGTTCGTCACGCTGAACGAG GAGGAGGCCGAGCTCCGCAGCGACGGGACCAAATCCACCATCAAGCCCAGCCAGATGTCGGTGGCCAGGATCACGTGCGTGCGTGGGCAGGGTCCTAACGAGGGCGTCCCCTTCATTGACGACTATATCTCCACCCAAGAGCAG GTGGTGGATTACCTGACCCAGTACTCGGGGATCAAGCCAGGAGACCTGGATGCCAAGATCTCCTCCAAGCACCTCACCACTCTCAAATCCACCTACCTGAAGCTTCGCTTCCTCATTGACGTGGGAGTCAAGTTCGTGGGCCATGGGCTGCAGAAGGACTTCCGTGTCATCAACCTGATG gtGCCCAAGGACCAGGTGATCGACACCGTGTACCTGTTCCACATCCCGAGGAAGAGGATGATTTCCCTGCGCTTCCTCGCCTGGTACTTCCTGG ACCTGAAGATCCAGGGGGAGACCCACGACAGCATCGAGGACGCCCGCACGGCGCTGCAGCTCTACCGCAAGTACCTGGAGCTGAGCCCGCGGGGCGCCGAGCCCGAGGACTTCCGCAAGGTGCTCAAGGGCCTCTACGAGAAGGGACGCAAGATGGACTGGAAGGTGCCCGAGCCCGACAGCCAGAGCAGCCCCAAGC ATGGGGCCGTGTACCCCCCCGTACTGGCCCTGTGA
- the PAN2 gene encoding PAN2-PAN3 deadenylation complex catalytic subunit PAN2 isoform X2 — protein sequence MNFEGLDPSLAEYAPPLHPALDPVLDPHLNPSLLQNVELDPEGVPLEGIAVPESVHLMEGMYSELHTAVSEVGVPVSVSHFDLHEEMLWVGNHGGHATSFFGPTLERYSSFQVNSSDDIRQIQSLENGVLFLTKTNLKYMSRGGLIIFDYLMDESEDMHSLLLTDTSTLLVGGLQNHVIEIDLNTVQETQKYTVEVPGITIMRQSNRFFFCGHTSGKVSLRDLRTFVVEHEFDAYSGSLSDFDVHGNLLVTCGFSSRMNGLACDRFLKVYDLRMMRATTPLQVHIDPFFLRFIPTYTSRLAIISQTGQCQFCEPTGLANPADIFHVNTVGPLIMTFDVSASKQALAFGDSEGCVHLWADSPEVTFNAYSRETDFALPCIVDTLPHLDWNQDLVPLSLIPVPLTSDTLLSDWPAANSAPAPRRAPPVDPEILRTMKKVGFIGYAPNPRTKLRNQIPYRLKETDNEFDSFSQVPESPIGREEEPHLYMVAKKYRKVTIKYSKLGLEDFDFKHYNKTLFAGLEPHIPNAYCNCMIQVLYFLEPVRCLVQNHLCQKEFCLGCELGLLFHMLDLSRGDPCQGSNFLRAFRTIPEASALGLILADSDEATGKVNLGRLIQSWNRFILTQLHQETQEQEGPQAYRGAGSSFGSSGDSVIGQLFSCEMENCSMCRCGKETVRVSSTLLFTLSYPESTEKPVKDYEFAQILKRSICLEQNTQAWCENCEKYQPTVQTRNIRCLPDVLVINCEVNSSKEADFWKTQAEYAFQRAMMKRGGFEITKGKEISLGEWKELGNPDTGHSYPSVEELKNIWIPHAIKMRLTKSKELDVCNWSENDELSPTDDPESVYIYDLMATVVHILDSRTGGSLVGHIKVGETYHQRKEGVTHQQWYLFNDFLIEPVDKCEAVQFDMSWKVPAILYYARRNLNAKYNLVIKNPIEASVLLAEASLARKQRKCHATFIPLMLSEMPQAGDLVGLDAEFVTLNEEEAELRSDGTKSTIKPSQMSVARITCVRGQGPNEGVPFIDDYISTQEQVVDYLTQYSGIKPGDLDAKISSKHLTTLKSTYLKLRFLIDVGVKFVGHGLQKDFRVINLMVPKDQVIDTVYLFHIPRKRMISLRFLAWYFLDLKIQGETHDSIEDARTALQLYRKYLELSPRGAEPEDFRKVLKGLYEKGRKMDWKVPEPDSQSSPKHGAVYPPVLAL from the exons ATGAATTTTGAAGGTCTCGACCCCTCCCTTGCCGAGTATGCTCCCCCCCTGCACCCTGCGCTGGACCCCGTCCTGGACCCCCATCTCAACCCCAGCTTGCTGCAGAACGTGGAGCTGGATCCCGAGGGGGTACCGTTAGAGGGTATCGCGGTGCCGGAGTCAGTGCACCTCATGGAGGGCATGTACAGCGAGCTGCACACCGCCGTCTCCGAAGTGGGGGTGCCCGTCTCCGTCTCCCATTTCGACCTGCACGAAGAGATGCTGTGGGTTGGGAACCACGGG GGCCACGCCACCTCTTTCTTCGGCCCGACACTGGAGCGATACTCCTCCTTCCAAGTGAACAGCAGTGACGACATCCGCCAGATCCAGAGCCTGGAGAACGGTGTCCTTTTCCTCACCAAAACCAACCTGAAGTACATGTCACGCGGGGGTCTCATCATTTTTGACTACCT CATGGACGAGTCTGAGGACATGCACAGTCTCCTGCTGACGGACACCAGCACGCTGCTCGTCGGCGGGCTGCAGAACCACGTCATTGAGATAGACCTCAACACCGTCCAGGAGACGCAGAAG TACACCGTGGAGGTTCCTGGCATCACCATCATGAGGCAATCAAACCGCTTCTTTTTCTGCGGGCACACCTCAGGGAAG GTCTCCCTGCGGGATCTGCGCACGTTTGTGGTGGAGCATGAATTTGACGCGTATTCGGGCAGCTTGTCTGATTTTGACGTCCACGGGAACCTGCTGGTGACCTGCGGCTTCTCCAGCCGAATGAACGGCCTCGCCTGCGACCGCTTCCTGAAGGTGTACGACCTGCGCATGATGCGGGCCACCACGCCGCTGCAGGTCCACATCGACCCCTTCTTCCTCCGCTTCATCCCCACCTACACCTCCCGCCTGGCCATCATCTCCCAGACAG GTCAGTGCCAGTTCTGCGAGCCCACCGGCCTCGCCAACCCCGCCGACATCTTCCACGTGAACACCGTTGGGCCCCTGATCATGACCTTCGACGTCTCGGCCAGCAAGCAGGCTCTGGCGTTCGGCGACTCGGAGGGGTGCGTCCACCTCTGGGCCGACTCCCCGGAGGTCACCTTCAACGCCTACTCCCGGGAGACCGACTTTGCCTTGCCCTGCATCGTGGACACGCTGCCCCACTTGGACTGGAACCAGGACCTCGTGCCGCTCTCGCTCATCCCCGTGCCGCTCACCAGCGACACCCTGCTCTCCGACTGGCCCGCTGCCAACTCTGCCCCGGCACCCCG GCGAGCCCCTCCGGTAGATCCTGAGATTTTGCGCACCATGAAGAAAGTGGGGTTCATCGGCTACGCCCCAAACCCAAGGACCAAGCTCCGCAACCAG ATTCCCTATCGGTTAAAAGAGACAGACAATGAGTTCGACAGCTTCAGCCAAGTCCCCGAGTCCCCGATTGGGCGGGAAGAGGAGCCTCACCTCTACATGGTGGCCAAAAAGTACAGGAAG GTCACAATCAAATACTCCAAGCTGGGGCTGGAAGACTTTGACTTCAAGCATTACAACAAGACGCTGTTTGCAGGCCTGGAGCCCCATATCCCCAATGCCTACTGCAACTGCATGATCCAG GTGCTGTATTTCTTGGAGCCGGTGCGCTGCCTGGTGCAGAACCACCTGTGCCAGAAGGAGTTCTGCCTGGGCTGCGAGCTGGGCTTGCTCTTCCACATGCTGGACCTGTCCCGAGGAGACCCCTGCCAG ggaagcaaCTTTTTGCGGGCTTTCCGCACAATCCCAGAGGCTTCGGCACTGGGGCTGATCCTTGCTGACTCGGACGAAGCCACAGGGAAGGTGAACCTGGGGCGGCTGATTCAGAGCTGGAACCGTTTCATCCTTACTCAGCTGCACCAGGAAAcccaggagcaggagggacCGCAGGCGTATcgaggggctggcagcag CTTTGGGTCCTCGGGGGACTCGGTTATTGGGCAGCTGTTCAGCTGCGAGATGGAGAACTGCAGCATGTGTCGCTGCGGCAAGGAAACCGTCCGTGTGTCCTCCACGCTGCTCTTCACCCTCTCCTACCCCGAGAGCACTG aAAAGCCGGTCAAAGATTATGAGTTTGCCCAAATTTTAAAGCGAAGCATCTGCTTGGAGCAGAACACACAAGCCTGGTGCGAGAACTGTGAGAAGTACCAGCCCACG GTCCAGACCCGGAACATCCGCTGCCTGCCGGACGTCCTGGTCATTAACTGTGAGGTGAACAGCTCCAAGGAGGCAGATTTCTGGAAAACACAGGCTGAG TATGCCTTTCAGAGAGCCATGATGAAGAGAGGAGGCTTTGAGATCACCAAAGGCAAAGAAATCTCTCTTGGAGAGTG GAAGGAGCTGGGGAACCCTGACACGGGGCATTCGTATCCTTCTGTGGAGGAACTGAAGAACATTTGGATCCCCCACGCCATCAAGATGAGGCTGACCAAAAGCAAGGAGCTAGATGTCTGCAACTGGAGTGAGAACGATGAG CTGAGCCCGACCGACGACCCCGAGTCAGTCTATATCTACGATTTAATGGCCACCGTCGTCCACATCCTGGATTCCCGCACAGGGGGCAGCCTGGTGGGGCACATCAAAGTGGGAGAGACCTACCACCAAAGAAAGGAG GGCGTCACACACCAGCAGTGGTACCTCTTCAACGACTTCCTCATCGAGCCCGTGGATAAG tgCGAGGCGGTGCAGTTCGACATGAGCTGGAAGGTGCCAGCTATCCTGTACTACGCCCGGAGGAACCTCAACGCCAAGTACAACCTCGTCA TCAAGAACCCCATCGAAGCCAGCGTGCTGCTGGCGGAGGCCTCCCTGGCTCGCAAGCAGCGCAAGTGCCACGCCACCTTCATCCCCCTCATGCTGAGCGAGATGCCGCAGGCGGGCGACCTGGTGGGGCTGGATGCCGAGTTCGTCACGCTGAACGAG GAGGAGGCCGAGCTCCGCAGCGACGGGACCAAATCCACCATCAAGCCCAGCCAGATGTCGGTGGCCAGGATCACGTGCGTGCGTGGGCAGGGTCCTAACGAGGGCGTCCCCTTCATTGACGACTATATCTCCACCCAAGAGCAG GTGGTGGATTACCTGACCCAGTACTCGGGGATCAAGCCAGGAGACCTGGATGCCAAGATCTCCTCCAAGCACCTCACCACTCTCAAATCCACCTACCTGAAGCTTCGCTTCCTCATTGACGTGGGAGTCAAGTTCGTGGGCCATGGGCTGCAGAAGGACTTCCGTGTCATCAACCTGATG gtGCCCAAGGACCAGGTGATCGACACCGTGTACCTGTTCCACATCCCGAGGAAGAGGATGATTTCCCTGCGCTTCCTCGCCTGGTACTTCCTGG ACCTGAAGATCCAGGGGGAGACCCACGACAGCATCGAGGACGCCCGCACGGCGCTGCAGCTCTACCGCAAGTACCTGGAGCTGAGCCCGCGGGGCGCCGAGCCCGAGGACTTCCGCAAGGTGCTCAAGGGCCTCTACGAGAAGGGACGCAAGATGGACTGGAAGGTGCCCGAGCCCGACAGCCAGAGCAGCCCCAAGC ATGGGGCCGTGTACCCCCCCGTACTGGCCCTGTGA